A genome region from Anopheles stephensi strain Indian chromosome 2, UCI_ANSTEP_V1.0, whole genome shotgun sequence includes the following:
- the LOC118503293 gene encoding TATA box-binding protein-associated factor RNA polymerase I subunit B — translation MDNDVCEVCGLEDFTLADGFYYCTECGTKLLHKREIAIDEINVGVQTTIRKDVKVERTITSWEQMNYFLRGLTERLIELGAPDELKVTVLQIWCAYLNVAEIAFFNKRQRKRPRLALRNQKWDLKLLFNREAPKKPKRKAKDSDKLSSTQRRKDAEQMVNAEREEALTQSQTSDLESTLDTLSTSMQSSSNSAQTPLSFQFNRRARKRLLEEMRLDEEHIEWHEQEAPVHAPCHSYPYTGVKRSFAQEFDNWSFMHRKTILIAILALALNQIRSPIQIADLTRWIEEGHLPFHNLRQFLPEDILPICYSETLAHMLTAHQGFIYCRILASLVATDLGIVPIEPDLSALCRRFLRELALPLDLLPYITKVMAIGPEIRRNYVYAYFPKYEIHAMKYILFVMKLLFGLDGRIENKLDASSERLNERMGVFNSVPQLFVWNEWQQYVTMRHIILEQLHYPTSHARTQSKINRPIDRELFLSFFESHVVPDDHNSTGYRAGDLRPSHTAMQERLFKNIHTVISSATDKHATFRDKTPTQHIHFDHSMEPQRAYFAEILTMDDTGRQNVYIPEYMLTDHSKRTVTPFVNPMPLKRHLLEHQRVRLVTKKITSKLKRIQMVKYNSHITNVELYLAENKFAHVLHVDDDGDESSGSEDSNIKGNILDYINSQAEQHRLNPEEMLHKTLCRNTIEEMESNIRREEFTVCANDMELSWLKEQADEVNPFQNNPPLDETIAGEEQCSETITIALPNYYYWVNNGNLRYISYDVFEQDYFSTFPASFQLLLREAAYVTRCSMLELYSELNELEKHFFKNYSRIK, via the exons ATGGACAACGACGTTTGCGAAGTATGTGGTCTCGAGGATTTTACCCTAGCAGATGGATTTTATTACTGTACCGAGTGTGGTACGAAGCTGCTCCATAAACGTGAAATTGCGATCGATGAAATCAACGTTGGCGTGCAGACCACAATCCGGAAAGATGTCAAAGTAGAACGTACCATAACCAGCTGGGAACAAATGAACTACTTTCTGCGCGGGCTCACGGAGCGCTTAATTGAGCTTGGTGCACCGGACGAGCTTAAGGTGACAGTACTGCAAATTTGGTGTGCCTACCTGAACGTTGCCGAAATAGCATTCTTTAACAAAAGGCAACGGAAGCGGCCCCGTTTGGCTTTACGAAATCAAAAATG GGATTTGAAGTTACTGTTCAATCGGGAAGCTCCGAAGAAACCGAAACGTAAAGCAAAGGATTCGGATAAATTGTCATCAACGCAAAGGCGAAAGGATGCTGAGCAAATGGTAAACGCGGAACGGGAGGAGGCATTAACACAGAGTCAAACATCCGATCTGGAGTCTACACTGGACACACTATCTACCTCAATGCAAAGCTCATCGAACTCAGCGCAAACTCCATTGAGTTTTCAGTTTAACCGGCGGGCACGAAAGCGACTGCTAGAGGAAATGCGTCTCGACGAGGAACACATAGAATGGCATGAACAAGAAGCGCCCGTACATGCACCTTGCCATTCCTATCCTTACACGGGTGTAAAACGCAGCTTTGCCCAGGAGTTCGATAATTGGTCATTTATGCAtcgaaaaacaattttgatCGCTATTCTAGCCCTTGCCCTGAACCAGATACGCAGCCCAATACAAATAGCGGATCTTACACGCTGGATAGAGGAAGGCCATCTACCGTTTCACAATTTGAGACAGTTTCTGCCGGAGGACATACTTCCGATTTGCTACTCGGAAACGTTGGCACACATGTTGACGGCTCACCAAGGATTCATTTACTGCCGTATACTCGCCTCACTGGTAGCTACTGATCTCGGTATAGTGCCGATCGAACCAGACCTTTCGGCTCTTTGCCGTCGATTTTTACGTGAACTGGCACTGCCGCTCGATCTTTTGCCCTACATTACCAAAGTAATGGCGATCGGGCCGGAAATAAGGCGAAATTACGTGTACGCGTACTTTCCAAAGTACGAGATACATGCCATGAAGTACATACTGTTCGTGATGAAGCTGCTCTTTGGCTTGGATGGTAGAATCGAAAACAAGTTAGATGCCAGCTCCGAGCGGCTTAATGAACGAATGGGAGTATTTAACAGCGTACCACAACTGTTCGTATGGAACGAATGGCAACAATACGTAACTATGCGGCACATCATTCTGGAACAGTTGCATTATCCAACAAGTCACGCCCGTACCCAATCAAAGATTAATCGTCCTATTGACCGGGAACTTTTTCTAAGCTTTTTTGAATCACATGTCGTACCGGATGATCATAATTCGACTGGCTATCGGGCAGGAGATCTTCGACCGTCGCATACAGCGATGCAGGAGCGATTGtttaaaaacatacacacggtCATATCGTCGGCAACGGACAAACATGCTACGTTTCGCGACAAAACACCTACACAGCACATCCATTTTGATCATAGCATGGAACCTCAGCGTGCATATTTTGCAGAGATACTCACGATGGACGATACCGGGCGGCAAAACGTGTACATACCGGAGTATATGCTAACAGACCACAGCAAAAGAACGGTCACGCCGTTCGTAAATCCAATGCCTCTGAAAAGGCACCTTTTGGAACATCAGCGGGTACGGTTGGTTacgaaaaaaataacatcCAAACTCAAGCGCATCCAGATGGTGAAGTACAACTCACATATTACTAACGTAGAACTGTACCTGGCGGAGAACAAATTTGCTCACGTTCTCCACGtggacgatgatggtgatgagtcTAGCGGATCGGAAGATAGCAACATCAAGGGCAACATTTTAGACTACATCAATTCACAGGCCGAACAGCATCGACTAAACCCAGAGGAAATGCTACACAAAACGCTTTGCCGAAACACGATAGAAGAAATGGAGTCGAATATACGGAGGGAAGAGTTTACAGTCTGTGCCAATGACATGGAGCTGTCCTGGCTTAAGGAACAGGCGGACGAAGTAAATCCGTTCCAAAATAACCCTCCCCTAGACGAAACGATAGCGGGCGAAGAACAGTGCAGTGAAACGATAACAATTGCACTGCCCAATTATTACTACTGGGTAAATAATGGTAATCTGCGATACATTTCTTACGACGTCTTTGAGCAGGATTATTTTAGCACGTTTCCCGCCAGCTTTCAACTGTTGCTTCGAGAAGCGGCATACGTTACGCGATGCTCCATGCTGGAATTGTACTCGGAACTGAATGAGTTagagaaacatttttttaaaaactacAGCCGAATAAAGTGA
- the LOC118503294 gene encoding telomere length regulation protein TEL2 homolog produces MDKFISMWKVRELADKVTNVVMNYTEIEGKVREATNDEPWGPTGPLMQELAHATFTYEHFPEVMSMLWKRMLQDNKTNWRRTYKSLLLLNYLVRNGSERVVTSSREHIYDLRSLENYTFVDEFGKDQGINVRHKVRELIDFIQDDDRLREERKKAKKNKDKYIGMSSEAMGMRYGGSSGGGGGGGMDYGGYRDSYDRRSEDRYNEARDHHEYDYQYEGEREDSDDESNGPQQDRANRYQDREPSKSPATRQSSSLSTGSTTAFGSGGGTGGSERKINLNIKPTVGSSTTSTTASSTLRSAQKTTKKIDLGAASGFAKTAAATAASSPATVDQFGINSPTHRNTHAEEIVGTGGASSSGKQQDVLDDLFKTCPTKTPSTSGGSSGGGLLDEDDFNPRAAEDFGDFESAFGANTGKSAVVTATKGDDFADFAAFGTDPVQQQQTTVMTPKAAEANADLLFGLNVGATGAAGTSNNGVGGAQMDILSDLSGLSLGTTTSNASSVSYHTNIIVSPSTHYRYNDLLASVRSLPSTQHGRTIQRDAERELVNEKLALLLECLPPPVQPTDVLCTEWDRFAAEAYPSLLEEVIPLMGHLQLSHLRRLVTLDASAHFPCEAINALTQRSVLQGATCDTALKLLAYLIEDDSVLPAAFIKLTLARKDDNHTVDYSQLLQLLSAIPNKVANVLKAKTPENLLPSAYSKTLYRQFMRTLVTLNDAVLYYEKEEDLVTKPALQDACLTALFNKLVIDYHQDRRSPTLRAVLYLLVDGISRMPVMANFIREIFANLTPTAIETVAFVALNERIDLSPIFEQSTPSSSWSYVLLQKVPLYNYYPNNDTIIHELIHLLTKMPLTNATNETALERLAQQLLVVWSSRAAIQRTSFDQHLYVTKLLLAAVTRTIENDARWSASVSDTYRRMLFDGLKAHLESPMKDVRCIGMITVEIIMGLIDEKRAPSNKSTSEKDAENRLRFDYEGFDADTLGMIENLKNIVQHRNALDRERKERYADEEIILQAFKELAHDVAQASGDSQEIVVREQVETSVVSIIPPVADSDDEEERDDRQSLDSDDDDDLPVYDMSNDTKLDHERYRPKYLLDLRDVLIDADAGKTPERFELAVECAPELIAQQLPSNDAKLALDLLQIFLSLEEKTHMPTFGERKFSALVEICVAFPKECASFLCQQFHAEVSRYAVNSRIYMLDVMTEVAKVLSNNRREENGSLSEERVRSVEAESIAPSITNSNKNQLLLMFRDEAEHRTRREEAERIVRERIERKTRRFRSAYAKIRERAIKGTINRYGEVAGWFFFPLIRGFGGNKFIFTAGLKFPYDAENLLLVSFLQALSVLMVCAEQCPIAARMARELFTLAKLLRYSEEPKVRLSVMQLLAAIFLAIRSDLLQVQFYEELVELKDWLEQCTQSDVVRRGETNEECRQLARHLLAMCYGALVEERT; encoded by the exons ATGGATAAATTTATCAGCATGTGGAAAGTGCGAGAACTCGCCGATAAAGT TACAAATGTGGTGATGAACTACACAGAAATTGAGGGTAAGGTACGCGAAGCAACAAACGATGAACCGTGGGGTCCAACGGGACCACTGATGCAAGAACTCGCCCATGCCACCTTCACGTACGAGCACTTCCCGGAGGTGATGTCGATGCTGTGGAAGCGTATGCTGCAAGACAACAAAACGAACTGGCGGCGAACGTACAAaagtctgctgctgctcaactACCTGGTGCGCAATGGATCGGAACGCGTCGTTACCTCGTCGCGGGAGCACATCTACGATCTGCGATCGCTAGAAAACTATACCTTCGTGGATGAGTTTGGCAAGGATCAGGGCATTAACGTGCGGCACAAGGTACGTGAGCTGATCGATTTCATCCAGGACGACGATCGGTTGCGGGAGGAACGCAAAAAGGCGAAAAAGAACAAGGACAAATACATCGGCATGAGCTCGGAGGCGATGGGGATGCGGTACGGTggcagtagtggtggtggtggtggtggtggaatggATTATGGTGGCTATCGCGATAGCTACGATCGACGAAGTGAGGATCGAT ATAACGAAGCGAGGGACCATCACGAATACGACTACCAGTACGAAGGGGAAAGGGAAGATTCCGACGATGAATCGAACGGACCGCAGCAGGATCGTGCCAACCGGTACCAGGACCGGGAACCGTCGAAAAGCCCTGCCACGCGTCAATCGTCCAGTTTGTCTACCGGTTCCACGACGGCGTTCGGAAGTGGTGGTGGAACAGGAGGCAGTGAGCGGAAGATAAATCTGAACATTAAACCTACCGTCGGTAGTAGCACGACGTCGACCACCGCCAGTAGTACACTCCGAAGCGCACAGAAAACGACCAAGAAAATTGATCTCGGGGCTGCAAGCGGATTTGCAAAgacggcagcagcaacggccGCCTCATCCCCAGCAACTGTTGATCAGTTTGGCATCAATTCCCCAACCCATCGCAATACGCACGCCGAAGAGATAGTAGGCACTGGTGGAGCCAGCTCTTCGGGCAAGCAGCAGGATGTTCTAGATGATTTGTTTAAAACTTGTCCCACAAAAACCCCGTCCACGTCCGGTGGtagcagtggcggcggcctgCTCGATGAGGACGATTTCAATCCACGTGCTGCGGAAGATTTCGGAGATTTTGAATCGGCCTTCGGTGCAAATACTGGCAAATCGGCGGTAGTGACGGCCACGAAAGGAGATGATTTTGCGGACTTTGCTGCCTTCGGAACGGATcccgtacagcagcagcagacgacGGTGATGACACCGAAAGCAGCGGAAGCGAATGCCGATCTTTTGTTTGGCCTAAATGTTGGAGCTACCGGTGCTGCGGGAACATCGAACAATGGTGTCGGTGGTGCGCAAATGGATATTCTTTCCGATCTGAGTGGACTGTCCCTTGGCACCACTACCTCAAATG CATCCAGTGTCAGCTACCACACCAACATCATCGTATCTCCGAGCACCCACTATCGATATAACGATCTGCTGGCCAGTGTTCGTTCACTGCCCTCTACACAACACGGCCGAACTATTCAACGCGACGCAGAGCGTGAGCTAGTGAACGAAAAGTTAGCCCTGCTGCTCGAATGTCTCCCGCCACCGGTCCAACCGACCGATGTACTGTGCACAGAATGGGACCGGTTTGCAGCCGAAGCGTATCCGAGCTTGCTGGAGGAAGTGATCCCGCTGATGGGGCATCTGCAACTGTCCCATCTGCGTCGTCTCGTTACACTCGATGCAAGCGCTCATTTTCCGTGCGAAGCGATCAATGCTTTGACCCAGCGATCGGTCTTACAGGGTGCGACGTGTGATACAGCGTTGAAGCTGCTGGCCTATCTAATCGAGGATGATTCCGTGTTGCCAGCAGCCTTCATCAAATTGACGTTAGCACGAAAGGACGATAATCACACTGTTGATTACAGCCAGCTTCTGCAACTCCTATCCGCTATTCCTAACAAGGTCGCTAATGTCCTGAAAGCTAAAACGCCCGAAAATCTTTTACCCTCGGCCTACAGTAAGACGCTGTACCGACAGTTCATGCGTACTCTCGTAACCTTAAACGACGCTGTTCTGTATTACGAGAAAGAGGAAGACCTTGTTACAAAACCTGCGCTGCAAGACGCCTGTTTAACTGCCCTGTTCAACAAGCTCGTGATCGATTATCACCAGGATCGTCGCTCTCCAACGTTGCGTGCTGTACTGTATCTGCTTGTGGACGGAATCTCCAGGATGCCAGTAATGGCTAATTTCATAAGAGAAATATTCGCAAACTTAACACCGACAGCGATCGAAACTGTAGCCTTCGTTGCCCTCAACGAGCGTATCGATCTCTCGCCAATCTTTGAGCAATCTACTCCTAGCAGCAGCTGGTCGTATGTGTTGTTGCAGAAAGTTCCTCTGTACAATTACTATCCCAACAATGATACGATCATCCACGAATTGATTCACTTGTTAACGAAAATGCCCTTAACTAATGCAACTAATGAAACTGCTCTGGAACGATTAGCGCAACAGCTGCTAGTGGTGTGGTCAAGTCGAGCCGCGATTCAACGGACCAGCTTCGATCAGCATCTCTACGTGACGAAACTGCTACTGGCTGCCGTTACAAGAACAATTGAGAATGACGCGCGTTGGTCCGCTAGCGTCAGTGACACGTATCGAAGAATGCTGTTCGATGGCTTAAAAGCCCATTTGGAATCTCCGATGAAAGATGTTCGCTGCATCGGTATGATAACAGTGGAGATCATCATGGGATTGATCGATGAAAAGCGCGCCCCAAGCAACAAATCAACCAGCGAGAAAGATGCTGAAAATCGGCTACGGTTTGACTATGAAGGGTTTGATGCAGACACACTTGGCATGATAGAGAACTTGAAGAACATTGTGCAACATAGAAACGCTTTAGATCGAGAGCGAAAAGAGCGATACGCGGACGAAGAAATTATCCTGCAAGCGTTTAAAGAGTTGGCTCATGATGTAGCGCAAGCATCCGGTGACTCGCAGGAAATAGTTGTACGAGAGCAAGTAGAAACGAGCGTGGTTAGCATCATTCCGCCGGTAGCCGATAGCGACGATGAAGAAGAGCGCGACGACCGTCAATCGCTGGATtccgatgatgacgatgatctGCCCGTTTACGACATGTCCAACGACACTAAGCTCGACCACGAGCGGTACCGGCCAAAGTATCTGCTAGATTTGCGTGATGTTCTCATAGATGCGGATGCAGGCAAAACTCCGGAACGGTTTGAGCTTGCCGTTGAATGTGCACCCGAACTGATCGCCCAACAGTTGCCCAGCAATGACGCGAAGCTGGCGCTAGACCTGTTGcaaattttcctttcgctaGAGGAAAAAACTCATATGCCCACGTTCGGTGAGCGAAAGTTTAGCGCGCTGGTCGAAATATGTGTCGCCTTTCCGAAAGAATGCGCCTCATTTCTCTGCCAACAGTTCCATGCCGAGGTTAGCCGTTACGCGGTGAATAGTCGCATATACATGCTTGACGTCATGACCGAGGTAGCAAAAGTGCTTTCGAACAATCGCAGAGAGGAGAACGGATCGTTGTCGGAAGAAAGGGTGCGATCAGTGGAGGCCGAGTCGATCGCACCGTCGataaccaacagcaacaaaaatcaACTTTTGTTAATGTTCCGCGACGAAGCAGAACACCGGACACGGCGCGAGGAAGCCGAACGGATCGTACGGGAACGAATCGAGCGCAAAACAAGACGCTTTCGGTCGGCCTATGCTAAGATCCGCGAAAGGGCAATAAAAGGCACGATCAATCGGTACGGTGAGGTGGCCGGCTGGTTCTTCTTTCCCCTGATACGTGGTTTCGGCGGCAACAAGTTTATCTTCACGGCCGGGCTCAAATTCCCGTACGATGCGGAAAATCTGCTGCTCGTCAGCTTCCTGCAAGCCCTGTCCGTGCTTATGGTGTGCGCCGAACAGTGTCCCATTGCGGCCCGAATGGCAAGGGAGCTGTTTACGCTCGCGAAACTGTTGCGCTACAGCGAGGAACCGAAGGTGCGACTTTCGGTGATGCAACTATTGGCGGCCATCTTTTTAGCGATCCGGTCCGATCTGCTGCAGGTACAGTTCTACGAGGAGCTGGTGGAGCTTAAGGACTGGCTCGAGCAGTGCACACAGAGCGACGTTGTTCGGCGCGGTGAAACGAATGAGGAATGCCGTCAGCTAGCGCGTCATCTGCTTGCCATGTGTTACGGCGCACTCGTAGAAGAACGGACATGA
- the LOC118503295 gene encoding partner of bursicon, which produces MCHSLGSALVTNGCGVLLCCVVLLTLTCTMSPVAAQHNQADETCETLPSEIHLIKEEYDELGRLYRTCNGDVTVNKCEGKCNSQVQPSVITATGFLKECYCCRESFLRERQLQLTHCYDPDGVRMTDHESATMEIRLKEPVDCKCFKCGEMVR; this is translated from the exons ATGTGCCACAGTTTAGGATCCGCACTGGTGACGAACGGTTGCGGTGTGCTGCTGTGTTGTGTAGTGCTGCTGACTCTAACCTGCACCATGTCACCGGTCGCTGCTCAGCACAACCAGGCCGATGAAACGTGTGAAACGCTTCCATCGGAGATTCATCTCATCAAAG AGGAGTACGATGAGCTGGGGCGCCTCTACCGTACCTGCAACGGCGACGTCACAGTCAACAAGTGCGAGGGAAAGTGCAACAGCCAGGTGCAGCCGTCCGTTATTACGGCGACAGGCTTCCTCAAGGagtgctactgctgccgggAATCGTTCCTGCGCGAACGGCAACTGCAGCTAACGCACTGTTACGATCCGGACGGTGTGCGCATGACGGACCACGAGTCTGCCACGATGGAAATTCGTCTGAAGGAACCGGTCGACTGCAAGTGCTTCAAGTGCGGCGAAATGGTTCGCTAA